A stretch of Sulfurimonas autotrophica DSM 16294 DNA encodes these proteins:
- a CDS encoding AAA family ATPase, with product MPESKINRIAIYVSAFIIIILILFALLRDNADAITLNQAKEFLKSHSVQKVVATKKYVYIKTKNGYYKIPSSQVSPNMFVDYKVEVDNESNILIYLLLLVLFLGLGSLVFRMWQKKSLNEIFSSNRLKSNSAAAPNSMVNTQIEAIKSDVSFDDIGGISDVKVELEEIIDFMKNPKRYKNFGARMPKGVLLVGPPGVGKTMIAKAVAHEAGVPFYYQSGASFVQIYVGMGAKRVHELFAAAKKNAPSIIFIDEIDAVGKKRDGNRNDEREATLNQLLTEMDGFEGSSGVIVVAATNKIDVLDSALLRAGRFDRRIFVELPTKREREAVLLKYLQNVPHDLDVKIVANMTVGFNGAALAALVNEAALLALRQNDFHVTLEHFEQVKDKVIFGKKKLQMLNERQKAFRATYQAGKVVVATYYDIAFEKLMLSNEKLTPATDEPFIKQELESRVKMFLAGIAACDIKYNEHASSAKDDLDEAKELVEKMCREYGMGSSLLPDEKEQKLLLKRLYEECNVLLESLLGVLKKVEDVLLERESITKTEVKEYLDEVL from the coding sequence ATGCCAGAATCTAAAATAAACAGAATAGCCATTTATGTATCAGCATTTATTATTATTATTTTGATTTTATTTGCTCTGTTGAGGGATAATGCAGATGCAATCACCCTAAATCAGGCAAAAGAATTCTTAAAAAGCCACAGTGTACAAAAGGTTGTAGCTACTAAAAAGTATGTGTACATCAAAACAAAAAACGGTTATTATAAAATTCCCTCTTCTCAGGTGTCTCCGAATATGTTTGTTGATTATAAAGTGGAAGTGGATAATGAGTCAAATATATTGATTTACCTGCTTCTTTTGGTACTTTTTTTAGGGCTAGGCTCTTTAGTTTTTAGAATGTGGCAAAAAAAATCTTTAAATGAAATTTTTTCTTCAAATAGATTAAAATCTAATTCAGCTGCCGCGCCGAACAGTATGGTAAATACACAGATAGAAGCTATAAAAAGTGATGTAAGCTTTGATGATATCGGCGGTATCAGCGATGTAAAAGTGGAGCTTGAAGAGATAATTGATTTTATGAAAAATCCAAAACGTTACAAAAATTTTGGTGCCCGTATGCCAAAAGGTGTTTTACTTGTAGGCCCTCCGGGTGTAGGAAAAACGATGATAGCCAAAGCGGTGGCACATGAGGCCGGTGTACCGTTTTACTATCAAAGCGGTGCTTCATTTGTACAAATATATGTCGGTATGGGTGCAAAACGTGTTCACGAACTTTTTGCAGCAGCGAAAAAAAATGCCCCTTCTATTATATTTATTGATGAAATAGATGCCGTAGGTAAAAAAAGAGATGGCAACAGAAATGATGAAAGAGAAGCAACACTTAATCAGCTTTTAACTGAGATGGACGGTTTTGAAGGCTCAAGCGGTGTTATCGTAGTAGCAGCGACGAATAAAATTGATGTGCTCGATTCGGCACTGCTGCGTGCAGGACGTTTTGACAGACGTATTTTTGTAGAACTGCCGACAAAAAGAGAAAGAGAAGCGGTACTACTCAAATATTTGCAAAATGTACCACATGACTTAGATGTCAAAATAGTAGCAAATATGACAGTAGGATTTAACGGTGCAGCCTTGGCAGCTCTTGTAAATGAAGCGGCACTTTTGGCTTTAAGACAGAATGATTTTCATGTAACTTTAGAACATTTCGAGCAGGTCAAAGACAAAGTTATATTTGGAAAGAAAAAGCTGCAGATGCTTAATGAAAGACAAAAGGCATTTCGCGCGACATATCAGGCGGGAAAAGTTGTTGTGGCAACCTATTATGATATAGCCTTTGAGAAGTTGATGCTCTCAAATGAAAAACTGACACCTGCTACGGATGAACCATTCATAAAGCAGGAATTGGAGTCCCGCGTTAAAATGTTTTTGGCAGGAATAGCTGCTTGCGATATAAAATATAATGAGCATGCAAGCAGTGCAAAAGATGACTTGGATGAAGCAAAAGAGCTGGTGGAAAAAATGTGCAGAGAGTACGGCATGGGCTCATCACTACTGCCTGATGAAAAAGAGCAAAAGTTACTTTTAAAAAGACTGTATGAAGAATGCAATGTACTGCTGGAGTCTCTTTTAGGTGTTCTTAAAAAAGTCGAAGATGTGCTTTTAGAACGTGAAAGCATCACTAAAACAGAAGTAAAAGAGTATTTAGATGAAGTTCTTTAG
- a CDS encoding COG3400 family protein has product MKKILIISSGPVGDHFIQRVTETYSSENIYYIIQTKEKEFKDANPARFKFYEFDPTSFYKLANLLKMEFIQVIIAMDNQIEIENTIKNIRVVKKQLRVVVLNQWNMTNEDANVVLVNANEILASRLLDYLPNVPVIAQNVGIGEGEIMEVLVPFGSSFVYRHIGVIEQKNWRIVAIYRNRKLIMPSRRRMIQPNDTLLLVGDPAVLRSVYKAIKRELGQFPEPFGTNILLYIDMNIINHSNIPGLVRRAMYIHEKFKHELIIKIVNPSDIEIIEDIKSLRDLDVVVDIDYDSNDLRATFLHDVKSYHVGLVIVSREMFADYHVRKCLYDVHVPVLKLSEKSFSKVKDVALILSDNRDLEKISATIFDISEQLNFNIELYNYMNEHQEEKEQVIEHFYNLSTIFSKSIKVFKESENPIRALKQKENFVQIIPFTNKLTIRHIYALFSIDSEKLYFKLDDYHQIFIPVQL; this is encoded by the coding sequence ATGAAAAAAATTTTAATTATCAGTAGTGGACCAGTGGGTGATCATTTCATTCAAAGGGTAACCGAAACATATTCAAGCGAAAATATCTACTATATAATACAAACAAAAGAAAAAGAGTTTAAAGATGCAAATCCGGCACGCTTTAAATTTTATGAGTTTGATCCTACAAGTTTTTATAAATTGGCAAATCTGCTGAAAATGGAGTTTATTCAAGTTATTATAGCTATGGATAATCAAATCGAAATAGAAAATACTATTAAAAATATTCGAGTAGTGAAAAAACAACTACGTGTTGTTGTTTTGAATCAATGGAATATGACAAATGAAGATGCCAATGTTGTCTTAGTGAATGCTAATGAGATTTTAGCATCCCGTTTACTTGATTATCTGCCAAATGTGCCTGTTATTGCGCAGAATGTGGGGATAGGTGAGGGTGAAATTATGGAAGTGCTTGTTCCATTTGGAAGTTCTTTTGTTTACCGTCATATCGGAGTTATTGAACAAAAAAATTGGCGCATTGTAGCTATATATAGAAATCGAAAACTCATTATGCCTTCGCGCAGGCGTATGATACAGCCAAATGACACACTTCTTCTTGTAGGTGACCCGGCAGTATTGCGTTCTGTATATAAAGCCATTAAACGCGAACTTGGACAGTTCCCTGAACCTTTTGGAACGAATATTCTTTTATATATAGATATGAATATTATAAATCATTCAAATATTCCCGGTCTTGTCCGCCGTGCGATGTATATACATGAAAAATTCAAACATGAACTTATTATAAAAATTGTAAATCCTTCTGATATTGAAATTATTGAAGATATCAAAAGTTTAAGAGATTTGGATGTTGTTGTAGATATAGATTATGACAGCAATGATTTACGTGCTACATTTTTGCATGATGTCAAATCATATCATGTCGGTTTAGTTATCGTCTCGCGCGAGATGTTTGCTGATTATCATGTAAGAAAATGCTTGTATGACGTACATGTACCGGTATTAAAACTTTCAGAAAAATCATTTTCAAAGGTTAAAGATGTCGCTTTAATACTCTCTGACAATAGGGATTTGGAAAAGATTTCCGCAACTATTTTTGATATTTCTGAGCAGCTCAATTTCAATATAGAACTTTATAATTACATGAATGAACATCAGGAGGAGAAAGAGCAGGTAATTGAGCATTTTTATAATCTTTCGACTATTTTTTCCAAATCAATCAAAGTTTTTAAAGAGAGTGAAAATCCAATCCGGGCATTAAAACAAAAAGAGAATTTTGTACAGATTATTCCTTTCACCAATAAGCTTACAATACGTCATATTTATGCTCTTTTTTCTATAGACAGTGAAAAGTTATACTTTAAATTAGACGATTATCATCAAATATTTATACCTGTGCAACTCTAA
- the bioV gene encoding pimelyl-ACP methyl ester esterase BioV, which produces MKFFSGFSLKNEANFFDAYMYKSDFSVCGFSYGAIKAFEYVLGQVEEDKRVDTLQLFSPAFFQSKDEKFKRLQLMAYRKNENIYLEQFINACFLPYERKDVERSVTVLEELEELLYYEWDIEKLSALKNAGVVIEVYLGGKDQIVDADAAKEFFFDVSTVTYIKDANHFLQLS; this is translated from the coding sequence ATGAAGTTCTTTAGCGGATTTTCTTTAAAAAATGAAGCAAATTTTTTTGATGCTTACATGTATAAGAGTGATTTTTCTGTCTGCGGCTTTAGCTATGGAGCTATAAAAGCATTTGAATATGTGTTAGGACAGGTAGAAGAGGACAAAAGAGTGGATACATTACAGCTTTTTTCTCCGGCTTTTTTTCAAAGCAAAGATGAAAAGTTTAAGAGGCTTCAGTTGATGGCATACAGAAAAAACGAAAATATATATTTAGAGCAGTTTATAAATGCCTGTTTTTTACCATATGAGAGAAAAGACGTAGAGCGCAGTGTGACGGTTTTAGAAGAGTTGGAAGAACTTTTATATTATGAGTGGGACATAGAAAAGTTAAGTGCATTAAAAAATGCTGGGGTGGTTATCGAGGTATATCTTGGCGGAAAAGATCAAATAGTCGATGCTGATGCTGCAAAAGAGTTTTTTTTTGATGTGTCAACGGTAACATACATAAAAGATGCAAATCATTTTTTGCAACTTTCTTGA
- a CDS encoding mechanosensitive ion channel domain-containing protein yields MPIHSFIFAVLIFFASLTHAEVSDTNKTQADFDKQQLIAQKIKDYQYSLEAIESQISDENMWTKSYSSYLTSLDVKQNLEAIKKRIKYLSKHSKTAADKDELIGLISKENILASQIDKLKGTGSSAPFSDLITPPNIDKVPEIHNPFDILTGLSMIKTLNANLEEYKKKRESLVDLIDELKQENEIYKKILQLQPDNKQYAQIYKNKQTQLEMFERALDTMNVTMDVYQKRLDIAEININKGIEKQVYRLIKIGTAILFVFFIFFLLKLVVKKYITDNERFYMANKIITFTNFTIIILILFFNYMENVSYLVTILGFASAGIAIAMKDWFMSILGWLVIVFGGSIHVGDRIRVDMEGMKYVGDVLDISLLRMTILEDITLTSIMHNRRAGRIIFIPNNYVFTKMIANYTHNSLKTVWDGVKITITFDSNHKKAMHLVKEITKKFSKGYTDITRKQLNKLRQHYNLKNTNVEPRIYSFIESNGIDIEAWYLTNAYATLTLRSVISTEILDAFKEADDITIAYPTQKLHVSMQSEAPSEHNGEIV; encoded by the coding sequence ATGCCAATACACTCGTTTATCTTTGCAGTACTTATCTTTTTTGCATCTTTAACGCATGCAGAAGTTTCAGATACAAATAAGACACAGGCTGATTTTGACAAACAACAATTGATTGCTCAAAAGATTAAAGATTATCAGTACTCTTTAGAAGCTATTGAATCACAAATTTCTGATGAAAATATGTGGACAAAAAGTTATTCCTCTTATTTGACATCTTTAGACGTCAAACAAAATCTCGAGGCCATTAAAAAGAGAATTAAATATCTCTCAAAACACTCAAAAACTGCTGCAGATAAAGATGAACTTATAGGTTTGATATCAAAAGAAAATATTTTGGCATCACAGATTGATAAACTCAAAGGCACTGGTAGTTCTGCACCTTTTTCAGATTTAATCACACCGCCAAATATTGATAAAGTACCGGAAATTCATAATCCTTTTGATATTTTAACCGGTCTTTCTATGATTAAAACACTCAATGCAAACCTCGAAGAATACAAGAAAAAAAGAGAGAGCTTAGTTGACTTAATTGATGAATTAAAACAAGAAAACGAAATTTACAAAAAGATTTTACAGCTGCAGCCTGATAATAAACAATATGCCCAAATTTATAAGAATAAACAGACACAGTTGGAGATGTTTGAGCGGGCATTGGACACTATGAATGTTACAATGGATGTGTATCAAAAACGACTCGATATTGCAGAAATAAACATCAACAAAGGTATTGAAAAGCAGGTATACCGACTCATCAAAATCGGAACAGCGATTCTGTTTGTATTTTTTATATTCTTTCTTTTAAAACTGGTCGTAAAAAAATATATAACAGATAATGAACGTTTTTATATGGCAAACAAAATTATTACATTTACGAACTTTACGATTATTATTTTGATCTTGTTTTTTAATTATATGGAAAATGTATCATATCTTGTCACTATTTTAGGGTTTGCATCAGCCGGTATAGCTATTGCAATGAAAGACTGGTTTATGTCCATTCTCGGCTGGCTTGTCATAGTTTTTGGGGGCAGTATACATGTAGGCGACAGAATTCGTGTAGATATGGAAGGCATGAAATATGTCGGTGATGTTTTAGATATTTCACTATTGCGTATGACTATTTTGGAAGATATTACGCTGACATCTATTATGCACAACAGAAGAGCAGGGCGTATTATATTTATACCTAACAACTATGTTTTTACAAAGATGATTGCAAACTATACGCATAATTCCCTCAAAACAGTCTGGGATGGTGTAAAAATCACTATAACGTTTGATTCAAATCATAAAAAAGCGATGCATTTGGTTAAAGAGATTACAAAAAAATTCTCCAAAGGTTATACGGATATAACAAGAAAACAGCTCAATAAACTCAGACAGCATTATAATCTCAAAAACACGAACGTTGAGCCGAGAATCTACTCTTTTATAGAGTCAAACGGTATAGATATAGAAGCCTGGTATCTCACCAATGCCTACGCGACATTAACGCTAAGAAGTGTAATTTCAACGGAAATTTTGGATGCTTTTAAAGAAGCGGATGATATTACCATAGCATACCCTACACAAAAACTTCATGTATCTATGCAAAGTGAAGCACCGAGTGAACATAATGGAGAAATAGTCTAA
- the mog gene encoding molybdopterin adenylyltransferase, with product MSEIKIGVITASDRASKGIYEDISGVAIQDTMKDYLKSEFEIVYRCIPDEQDVLEATMKELCDEAGCCLVVTTGGTGPALRDVTPEATENVCEKMMPGFGELMRQVSLQYVPTAILSRQTAGIRGNSLIINLPGKPKSIRECLDAVFPAVPYCIDLIEGPFIETNEDVLKAFRPKLK from the coding sequence ATGAGTGAAATAAAAATAGGTGTAATAACAGCAAGTGACAGAGCGAGTAAAGGAATATATGAAGATATAAGCGGAGTAGCAATTCAAGATACAATGAAAGATTATCTTAAAAGTGAATTTGAAATAGTTTACAGATGTATTCCTGATGAACAGGATGTTTTGGAAGCAACGATGAAAGAGTTGTGTGATGAAGCAGGGTGTTGTTTGGTTGTTACAACCGGCGGAACAGGTCCGGCACTTCGTGATGTGACGCCTGAAGCAACCGAGAATGTATGTGAGAAGATGATGCCAGGCTTTGGTGAGTTAATGCGTCAAGTAAGCCTTCAATATGTTCCAACAGCTATTCTTTCCCGTCAAACAGCAGGTATCCGAGGCAATAGTTTAATCATAAATTTACCTGGAAAACCAAAGTCTATTCGTGAGTGTCTTGATGCAGTTTTTCCGGCAGTTCCATATTGTATTGATCTTATTGAAGGCCCATTTATAGAAACAAATGAGGATGTTTTAAAAGCATTTAGACCAAAATTAAAATAA
- the aroB gene encoding 3-dehydroquinate synthase, whose translation MQVNIPLKQVIDNSYDITIDTIEKKHFDKKVAIVTNPKVAGLHLAYLLSKISAKELYIITVPDGEEYKNQASIDLILESLFNHRFNRKSMLIAFGGGVIGDMTGYAASIYQRGIDFIQVPTTLLSQVDASVGGKTGINNAYGKNLIGAFYQPKAVYIDPHFLSTLPKREFGAGVAEIIKMTVTFNKDFFEFLEKADLHDKKVLQEAIKQAVETKAEVVAKDEKEHGLRAALNYGHTFGHVIENETNYKTYLHGEAVAIGIVMANETAVAMGLMSEEEAQRIKNLLQKYNLPTSYVIKDVNNFYETFFLDKKSSDASVTFIVPIGIGGVKITDAVDKELILSVLSKFGEN comes from the coding sequence ATGCAGGTAAACATCCCCTTAAAACAAGTAATTGATAACTCATACGACATAACAATTGATACAATTGAAAAAAAACATTTTGATAAAAAAGTAGCAATTGTGACAAACCCGAAGGTAGCCGGACTTCATTTAGCGTATTTACTTTCAAAAATATCGGCAAAAGAGCTTTATATTATCACTGTACCTGATGGAGAAGAGTATAAAAATCAGGCATCAATTGATTTGATTTTAGAATCCTTATTTAATCACCGCTTTAACAGAAAATCAATGCTTATCGCTTTCGGTGGAGGGGTCATAGGTGATATGACAGGCTATGCGGCGAGTATATATCAGCGCGGTATTGATTTTATTCAAGTGCCGACAACTCTGCTTTCACAGGTAGATGCAAGCGTTGGTGGCAAAACAGGTATAAATAACGCTTACGGAAAAAACTTGATAGGTGCTTTTTATCAGCCAAAAGCTGTGTATATTGACCCTCATTTTTTATCGACACTGCCAAAAAGAGAATTTGGCGCGGGTGTTGCCGAAATTATTAAAATGACAGTGACTTTTAACAAAGATTTTTTTGAGTTTTTAGAAAAAGCAGATTTGCACGACAAAAAAGTTTTGCAAGAAGCAATTAAGCAGGCAGTAGAGACAAAAGCAGAGGTTGTTGCCAAAGATGAAAAAGAGCACGGACTTAGAGCCGCGCTGAATTATGGACATACGTTCGGACATGTTATTGAAAATGAAACAAATTATAAAACTTACCTACATGGCGAGGCTGTGGCAATAGGCATAGTAATGGCAAATGAGACAGCAGTTGCTATGGGTCTGATGAGTGAAGAAGAAGCACAAAGAATAAAAAATCTTTTACAAAAATATAACCTGCCGACTTCTTATGTTATAAAAGATGTAAACAATTTTTATGAAACATTTTTCTTAGATAAAAAAAGTTCAGATGCCTCTGTGACCTTTATCGTTCCCATAGGTATTGGCGGTGTTAAGATCACAGATGCAGTTGACAAAGAGTTGATTTTGTCAGTACTCTCTAAATTTGGAGAAAATTGA
- the mtaB gene encoding tRNA (N(6)-L-threonylcarbamoyladenosine(37)-C(2))-methylthiotransferase MtaB produces the protein MRSKTSALGVKKVYFKTFGCRTNLYDSQVMMSSLKEYEITQNEDEADVIVINSCTVTNGADTHVRSYISQIEKNNGGAKLFLTGCGAHTKGESLLKENRIHGVFGQSEKQKIDTLLAKEKPFYEPGDLNHIDDMVVDEFVGKSRAFIKIQEGCNFRCSYCIIPYVRGDARSMDENRILEQVARLAINGFGEFILTGTNVGSYGQDTKTSLAKLMKKMSQIRGVRRIRLGSVEPIQITDEFKEILDEPWMEKHMHIALQHTSPTMLKLMNRRNVYKQDKELFELLADKGYAIGTDFITGHPGESEALWREAMINAKDLPLTHIHAFTYSKRDGTPSAVMKPEVNGKIAKERLHELQALIADKNFDFRNAYKGELEVLIESHKDGLYHGFDQHFNKIVVESNEDLVGNWINIEKYEVKKDFNYARI, from the coding sequence ATGCGCAGTAAAACAAGTGCCCTTGGGGTAAAGAAAGTATATTTTAAAACATTTGGCTGCAGAACGAACTTGTATGATTCTCAGGTGATGATGAGTTCGCTCAAAGAGTATGAAATTACGCAAAATGAAGACGAAGCTGATGTCATTGTTATAAACTCCTGTACGGTTACAAACGGAGCCGATACTCATGTTCGTTCATATATTTCACAGATTGAAAAGAACAACGGTGGGGCAAAGCTTTTTTTAACAGGCTGCGGTGCACATACGAAGGGAGAGTCTCTTTTAAAAGAAAACCGTATACACGGTGTATTCGGTCAAAGTGAAAAACAAAAGATAGATACACTTTTGGCAAAAGAGAAACCATTTTACGAGCCTGGTGATTTAAATCATATAGATGATATGGTTGTCGATGAATTTGTAGGTAAAAGCAGAGCCTTTATAAAAATACAAGAGGGCTGTAATTTTCGCTGTTCCTACTGCATTATTCCTTATGTGCGTGGTGATGCACGAAGTATGGATGAGAACAGAATTTTAGAGCAGGTTGCAAGACTCGCAATTAACGGTTTCGGCGAATTTATTTTAACCGGTACTAATGTCGGCAGTTACGGACAGGATACAAAAACTTCCTTGGCAAAACTCATGAAAAAAATGTCACAAATCCGTGGTGTAAGACGCATACGACTCGGCAGTGTCGAGCCTATTCAAATTACAGATGAATTTAAAGAGATTTTGGATGAGCCGTGGATGGAAAAACATATGCATATAGCTCTGCAGCATACCTCGCCGACTATGCTTAAATTGATGAATCGAAGAAATGTTTACAAGCAGGATAAAGAATTGTTTGAGCTTCTTGCAGACAAAGGTTACGCGATAGGCACAGATTTTATAACAGGGCATCCCGGTGAGAGCGAAGCGCTGTGGCGTGAAGCTATGATAAATGCAAAAGATTTGCCTTTGACACATATTCATGCCTTTACTTACTCAAAAAGAGACGGTACGCCTTCTGCCGTGATGAAACCCGAAGTTAATGGAAAAATCGCAAAAGAGAGACTCCATGAACTTCAAGCATTGATTGCAGATAAGAATTTTGATTTTAGAAATGCCTATAAAGGGGAACTTGAAGTATTGATAGAGTCACACAAAGACGGGCTTTATCATGGTTTTGACCAGCATTTCAATAAAATTGTTGTAGAATCTAATGAAGATCTGGTCGGAAACTGGATTAATATAGAGAAATATGAAGTAAAAAAGGACTTCAATTATGCCAGAATCTAA
- a CDS encoding exodeoxyribonuclease III, which produces MSDSIEIISWNVNGIRAVANKEALKWIDERDTGILCLQEIKAQKEQIPDNLFEKEFSEVIINSGERKGYSGTATYSMLKSDYTSTCNDIDTKHEGRIIETHYGDIVLFNVYFPNGQKDEERLAYKMKFYDDFLAYCEQLKDEGKSIIVCGDVNTAHREIDLKNPKANSKTSGFLPIEREWIDKFLNHGYIDTFRYVHGDKEDAYSWWSYRFNARVKNVGWRIDYFFISEDLAENLEDAFILDYIEGSDHCPIGIRITI; this is translated from the coding sequence TAGCCAATAAAGAAGCTCTTAAATGGATAGATGAAAGAGATACCGGCATCTTATGCCTGCAAGAGATAAAAGCACAAAAAGAGCAAATTCCGGACAATTTGTTTGAAAAAGAGTTTAGTGAAGTAATTATTAACTCAGGAGAGAGAAAAGGTTACAGCGGAACAGCAACATATAGTATGCTCAAAAGTGATTACACCTCTACATGTAATGATATAGACACCAAACATGAGGGACGCATCATAGAAACGCATTATGGGGATATTGTACTTTTTAATGTCTATTTTCCAAACGGCCAAAAAGATGAAGAACGCCTTGCTTATAAAATGAAATTTTATGATGATTTTTTAGCCTACTGTGAACAACTTAAAGATGAAGGAAAAAGTATTATTGTCTGCGGCGATGTCAATACTGCACACCGTGAAATTGATTTAAAAAACCCAAAAGCGAATTCTAAAACATCAGGTTTTTTACCGATTGAGCGAGAATGGATAGATAAATTTTTAAACCATGGATATATAGATACATTCAGGTATGTTCACGGAGATAAAGAAGATGCATACAGCTGGTGGTCGTATCGTTTTAATGCAAGAGTAAAAAATGTCGGTTGGAGGATTGATTATTTTTTTATATCTGAAGACTTGGCAGAAAATCTTGAAGATGCTTTTATTTTGGACTATATAGAAGGGTCAGACCATTGTCCAATCGGCATCAGAATTACGATCTAA
- a CDS encoding helix-turn-helix domain-containing protein, producing the protein MKYEIFPPDANLRNIIKHYIVVYDVNLLNNMLFLPNGGNFLVFNRGVRGYSILHNNEKYQIPEGYSVSIKTTKSKKSVLDLVNIPAIEPAALILVELLPIGFYKLFQKDASCLNNKYLPIENTLIEKYFSKLYMHKSLKQDISYLNESLLKMYNDHSNSKECIEDILEKIVEYNYEVTVDELASEFACNRRTIERQFKKFIGISPKNFIFICKFYQTFMAYIKDGKKLNDTQYIYNDNAHLNKVFHNIVGYSPSQIFDDIKKNNNLNVYQLTVVEV; encoded by the coding sequence ATGAAATATGAAATTTTTCCACCTGATGCCAATCTAAGAAATATTATTAAGCATTATATAGTCGTATATGATGTAAATTTGCTTAATAATATGCTTTTTTTACCAAATGGTGGAAACTTTCTTGTTTTCAACAGAGGTGTACGTGGATATTCTATTCTTCATAATAATGAAAAATATCAAATTCCAGAAGGTTATTCTGTCAGTATAAAAACAACCAAATCCAAAAAATCTGTTTTGGATTTAGTAAATATTCCAGCTATTGAACCAGCTGCACTTATCTTGGTTGAACTTTTACCAATAGGCTTTTATAAATTGTTTCAAAAAGATGCTTCTTGTCTAAATAATAAGTATTTACCTATTGAAAATACTCTGATTGAAAAATATTTTTCAAAGTTATATATGCATAAAAGTTTGAAACAGGACATTAGTTATTTGAATGAATCTTTACTGAAAATGTATAATGATCATAGTAATTCCAAAGAATGTATTGAAGATATTTTAGAAAAAATTGTAGAATATAATTATGAAGTTACTGTGGATGAACTGGCAAGCGAGTTTGCCTGCAACAGGCGTACTATAGAGCGTCAATTTAAAAAATTTATTGGTATTTCTCCTAAAAACTTTATTTTTATTTGTAAATTTTATCAAACATTTATGGCATATATCAAAGATGGAAAAAAACTTAATGATACACAGTATATATATAATGACAATGCTCATTTAAATAAAGTATTTCATAATATAGTAGGGTACTCTCCCAGTCAGATTTTTGATGATATTAAAAAAAATAACAATCTGAATGTATATCAACTAACGGTAGTAGAAGTATAA
- a CDS encoding sensor domain-containing diguanylate cyclase, with translation MDKVTFSHHSSFRGIPNKEIVDEEINNTLQLLATITETSVDEIYIFDTNTFYFLYINKSAEKNLGYTLEEIRNFTPADIYIKITIGNLKKLLYPLYSSDNKFIKLQVRLQRKDFSLYYAQIIIKKILLPEREYFVASVTDTTQQVILQKKLKNLATKDSLTGIYNRHKANEIIDEEIIRQNKYNSRFAVLMLDIDYFKSVNDSYGHDVGDIILQELSKLILQNTRKSDRFARWGGEEFLVILSQTTAEGAFEYAQKLANIIASYNFTQVSVLTVSIGVCVYKDGESKAELLKRADEALYIAKNRGRNRVIFKSNDDTVRS, from the coding sequence GTGGATAAGGTCACTTTTTCTCACCACTCAAGTTTTAGAGGAATCCCTAATAAAGAGATAGTAGATGAAGAAATAAATAATACGCTGCAATTATTGGCAACTATTACAGAGACCAGTGTTGATGAAATATATATATTTGATACAAATACATTTTATTTTTTATATATAAATAAATCAGCTGAAAAAAACCTTGGCTACACTTTGGAAGAAATTAGAAATTTTACTCCTGCAGACATTTATATAAAAATTACTATAGGGAATTTGAAAAAACTGTTATATCCTCTTTACAGCTCAGATAATAAGTTTATAAAGCTCCAAGTAAGACTACAACGAAAAGATTTTTCATTATACTATGCTCAAATAATTATAAAAAAAATTCTTTTGCCAGAACGTGAATATTTTGTTGCGTCAGTGACTGATACTACACAACAGGTTATATTACAAAAAAAATTGAAGAATTTGGCTACGAAAGACAGTTTAACCGGCATTTACAATAGGCATAAAGCAAATGAAATTATTGATGAAGAGATAATACGACAAAATAAATACAATAGTCGTTTTGCTGTATTGATGCTTGATATAGACTACTTTAAATCAGTAAATGACAGCTATGGTCATGATGTTGGGGATATTATACTTCAAGAGTTAAGTAAGCTTATTCTGCAAAACACAAGAAAAAGTGATAGGTTCGCAAGATGGGGTGGTGAAGAGTTTTTGGTAATTCTTTCTCAGACAACAGCTGAAGGTGCATTTGAATATGCACAAAAATTAGCAAATATAATCGCTTCTTATAATTTTACACAGGTATCTGTTCTTACTGTAAGTATAGGTGTTTGCGTGTATAAAGATGGCGAAAGTAAAGCAGAACTTTTAAAAAGAGCAGATGAAGCTCTATACATTGCTAAAAACAGAGGTAGAAACAGAGTTATTTTTAAGAGTAATGATGACACGGTTAGATCGTAA